Proteins from a genomic interval of Watersipora subatra chromosome 10, tzWatSuba1.1, whole genome shotgun sequence:
- the LOC137406901 gene encoding uncharacterized protein: protein MSVQAYRRSLRHMNEDALRPFIKAELSDANNAVLNISTKIQQAANTGDSTGTDVSLEPEELKEFLEHTKPYNYTMLLIDEIFKTLKGVSHDEENELSEEISELCQTMAELHATVGTFRDTIIQSLQNKFSQLKSKAFSTFADCQKDIASSPTRTIKLETWISTLAKVDQEIIQVYEDLRRWSNGKLYGSTQQDMDKISQNVRSLTRKANQLLFAAEECNDEGANSEEEDSVVEQKSSIHTTSSVHNQSVKSAVSKTRALVEAMKRETSSKETDLLSCSSQDTHGGIALAKEFAQAIATSFAQSMELQRVPVPSLYVFNGDPLEYADWEMAFSAVVDKSGISEEEKMRHLQRSVAGPAKKTIQRYFRLKSPNATKQARQALREKFGDGFKICDAYKKELDSWPKIGGKDHNALTDYSEFLHQCLITMDDVPALCSLNDWSEIRKVVDKLPDWLVNQWKRKVTSYKRKHKVYPKLKDLTEFLQDEVEVNGTEVTTEGRGATAMVKPAINNKPKKTATLTVKSTEKTLTEKKTSSRPSHKFCYNCEMTNHMSVDCGHLRRKPHAEVIKLIREKRLCFGCLQPGHSYKMCQNRAQCTKCSRRHPDCLHTEEKPEENKKENIETVQTCGKVQSTTDGFTSAMIVPVWVSHKNKPHQELLTYAMLDTQSSSTFMLDNLFDKLKCPATKTNLTITTLTSKKETAESMKISNLQVRGYRQSKKLNLPPTYTRQFIPFDKDHVPTRSKTTSWPHLQQVENELEELFECDAGLLIGYDCMSALAPIETIRAEGNVPYAVKTELGWSIVGTVDQRESADRLGISHRVIMKESEAGNQLAFECKTTIKEKSFSNEITKIMQTDFTDIKDHSKAISMEDRSFLQQLSKNIHQDSEDFVTMALPFRERPTDLPDNQKMAEKRLHLLGKKLQSEPMFRQQYTEFMNNLLDQGHAEEVTTPGKKGECWFLPHFAVFHSKKPDKIRVVFDGSAKFRQQSINDHLLQGPDLLNGLLGVLLRFRAKKIAIMCDIEKMFHQFRVAEHDRDYFRFLWWDDKMETVKVYRMVVHLFGATSSPGCATFGLRYLAQKHQSTHPKAADFIQQSLYVDDGLISVSSEQEAKELIESARDLCKKGNIRLHKFVTNSSEVLETVPPSERSQNLQEATITTTTPTQPERALGVLWCVETDTFRFTMPVSKEMQTRREILSLIASIYDPLGFLAPFIITGKQILQELCRRKADWESKLPSDLTPMWHKWTRGLRDLSELRIVRSNMIEEDAAKSEIHCFSDASTTGYGACAYLRQITKEGEVKCSYLLGKARVAPLKMITIPRMELQAAVVATQLVSVLERELKDLLPANTATHYWCDSMIVLNYISNDAKKFKVYVANRIQQIRDVSTPTQWHHIASGNNPADHASRGSEVKDIIQHWINPPSFLQQSDIKIPTTKLEKTTDKLPEARCLSTSVKEIPGLLGMMERYSKWETLINTFAVFIRVAIHKKKQKLTPLQLRKKAIRLIIKTAQSRLENRHLKQLDPYTDDDGIVRIGGRLKYSTTLTIDLKHPAILPKTCHITNLIVQYYHRLTGHSGRGLTTATIRQNGYWITGLSTAVSTVIHNCVICKKLRGNTETQKMADLPAVRLEPATPFHYSGMDCFGPFHAKDGRREVKRYGLMFTCLTSRAVHIEMLDDLTTDAFLNSLRCLIAMRGNVKSLYSDQGTNFRGAQTELKKNLAEINEELHKKLAEKFECEFLFNTPSSSHMGGVWERQIRTARQALEGLIQERHAQLTSSSLRTLFYEATNIINSRPLTVEDLNDPNSHPLTPNHLLHFKSDVCLPPPGDFKDADAYSRKQWRRIQHLANVFWKKWRLGYLQTLQHRQKWTDEKESLKVGDIVFVMDANPLRNQWKLAKVTKMIESHDGRARRAKLTLGNTQLDRQGRAIKQATEIERPLNKLIILTRV, encoded by the coding sequence ATGAGTGTACAGGCCTACAGGCGTAGCTTACGTCATATGAATGAAGATGCATTGAGACCCTTTATCAAAGCTGAGCTATCGGATGCAAACAATGCTGTACTCAACATAAGCACTAAAATACAACAAGCAGCTAACACTGGTGATAGTACTGGTACTGATGTGTCGCTAGAGCCTGAGGAACTGAAAGAGTTTTTGGAGCACACTAAACCATACAATTACACTATGCTGCTGATAGATGAAATTTTTAAGACACTTAAAGGTGTATCACATGATGAGGAAAATGAGCTGAGTGAAGAAATCTCAGAGTTATGTCAAACTATGGCTGAGCTGCATGCTACTGTAGGTACGTTTCGCGACACTATAATTCAATCTTTACAAAACAAATTCTCACAACTGAAATCGAAGGCTTTTAGTACATTCGCTGACTGTCAGAAAGACATTGCTAGCAGCCCCACCCGAACCATAAAGCTGGAGACCTGGATCAGCACCCTAGCGAAAGTGGATCAGGAAATAATCCAAGTATACGAAGATTTACGCAGATGGTCAAATGGAAAGCTGTATGGCAGTACTCAACAGGACATGGACAAGATTAGTCAGAATGTCAGAAGCCTCACTCGAAAAGCAAATCAGCTACTCTTCGCCGCAGAAGAATGTAATGACGAAGGGGCAAACTCTGAAGAAGAGGACAGTGTGGTAGAACAAAAATCCAGTATACACACCACATCATCCGTTCACAATCAATCTGTTAAGTCAGCTGTTTCCAAAACACGAGCTTTGGTTGAGGCAATGAAAAGGGAAACTAGCAGTAAAGAAACAGACCTTCTAAGCTGCTCTAGTCAAGACACGCATGGAGGTATAGCACTAGCAAAGGAGTTCGCACAGGCGATTGCTACAAGTTTTGCGCAGAGCATGGAGCTGCAAAGAGTACCAGTACCCAGCCTGTACGTGTTCAATGGAGATCCTCTGGAGTATGCTGACTGGGAGATGGCATTTTCAGCAGTAGTCGACAAAAGTGGAATATCTGAAGAGGAAAAGATGAGACATCTGCAGAGAAGCGTAGCAGGTCCAGCTAAAAAAACGATACAGCGCTACTTCAGATTAAAGTCACCTAATGCTACCAAACAAGCTCGGCAGGCTTTGAGAGAGAAGTTTGGCGATGGCTTCAAGATATGCGATGCCTACAAGAAAGAATTGGACAGCTGGCCAAAGATTGGTGGTAAAGACCACAATGCACTCACCGACTATTCAGAATTTCTGCATCAGTGCCTAATTACCATGGATGACGTTCCAGCTTTGTGCTCACTAAATGATTGGAGTGAGATACGAAAAGTAGTCGATAAGCTACCAGACTGGCTAGTCAATCAATGGAAGAGAAAAGTCACGTCATACAAACGCAAACACAAAGTATATCCAAAGCTGAAAGACCTGACAGAATTTCTACAAGATGAAGTAGAAGTTAATGGGACAGAGGTGACAACAGAAGGTCGTGGTGCTACTGCAATGGTGAAGCCAGCTATAAACAACAAACCCAAAAAGACAGCTACACTAACTGTCAAATCAACAGAGAAGACACTTACCGAGAAGAAAACTTCAAGTCGGCCTTCCCATAAATTTTGCTACAACTGTGAAATGACCAATCATATGAGTGTTGACTGTGGCCATCTACGCAGGAAGCCTCACGCAGAGGTGATAAAACTGATCAGAGAGAAGCGGCTATGCTTTGGTTGCCTGCAGCCTGGTCACTCGTACAAAATGTGTCAGAATAGAGCGCAGTGTACCAAATGCTCCAGACGCCACCCTGACTGCCTACATACCGAGGAGAAACCTGAAGAAAAtaagaaagaaaatattgaAACTGTTCAAACCTGCGGCAAAGTACAGAGCACAACAGACGGATTTACATCAGCAATGATTGTACCTGTTTGGGTGTCACACAAGAATAAACCTCATCAGGAACTACTTACCTATGCCATGCTCGATACCCAGAGCAGCTCTACCTTCATGTTAGACAACCTGTTTGACAAGCTCAAATGCCCAGCAACTAAAACAAACCTGACAATCACTACCCTCACTTCCAAGAAAGAAACAGCAGAAAGTATGAAGATCAGTAACCTTCAAGTAAGAGGATACAGGCAGTCTAAGAAACTGAACCTTCCACCGACATACACAAGACAGTTTATTCCATTTGACAAGGATCATGTTCCTACAAGAAGCAAAACTACTTCCTGGCCTCATCTCCAACAGGTGGAGAATGAGCTAGAAGAACTCTTTGAGTGTGATGCTGGTCTGCTGATAGGATATGATTGCATGAGTGCCTTAGCCCCAATAGAGACCATCAGAGCAGAGGGTAATGTTCCTTACGCTGTCAAGACTGAATTGGGATGGAGCATCGTAGGCACAGTAGACCAGAGAGAAAGTGCAGATAGATTAGGAATCAGTCACAGAGTAATCATGAAAGAGTCAGAGGCTGGAAATCAGCTAGCTTTTGAATGCAAAACAACGATAAAGGAAAAGAGTTTTTCAAACGAGATTACAAAAATCATGCAGACAGATTTCACAGACATTAAAGACCATAGCAAAGCAATCTCTATGGAAGATAGATCATTTCTGCAACAACTGAGCAAGAACATCCACCAGGATTCTGAGGACTTTGTCACCATGGCACTGCCGTTTCGTGAGAGACCTACTGATCTACCAGACAACCAAAAGATGGCCGAGAAACGACTCCATCTACTAGGAAAAAAACTCCAAAGCGAACCTATGTTCAGACAGCAGTACACAGAGTTTATGAACAACTTACTGGATCAGGGTCATGCAGAAGAGGTCACTACACCTGGAAAGAAAGGAGAGTGTTGGTTTTTACCACACTTCGCAGTTTTTCACTCAAAGAAACCTGACAAGATCAGAGTAGTATTTGATGGCAGTGCGAAGTTCAGACAACAGTCCATCAACGACCACTTACTGCAAGGTCCCGATCTCCTGAACGGATTATTAGGAGTGCTTCTGAGATTCAGAGCAAAGAAAATTGCCATCATGTGTGACATCGAGAAAATGTTTCATCAGTTTCGGGTGGCGGAGCATGACAGAGACTACTTCAGATTCCTGTGGTGGGATGACAAAATGGAGACAGTCAAGGTATACAGAATGGTTGTGCACCTTTTCGGCGCTACATCTTCACCTGGTTGCGCCACCTTCGGATTGAGATATCTGGCACAGAAACACCAGAGCACACATCCGAAAGCTGCAGACTTTATTCAACAATCTCTATATGTAGATGACGGATTGATATCAGTCAGTAGTGAGCAAGAAGCAAAGGAGCTTATAGAGTCAGCTAGAGATCTCTGCAAGAAAGGCAACATCAGACTACACAAATTTGTAACAAACTCATCAGAGGTGCTGGAAACTGTTCCCCCTTCAGAAAGATCCCAGAACCTGCAGGAAGCCACTATAACCACGACTACTCCAACACAACCAGAGAGAGCATTAGGAGTACTCTGGTGTGTAGAAACGGACACCTTTCGTTTTACCATGCCGGTCTCTAAGGAGATGCAAACTAGACGAGAAATACTATCCCTGATAGCTTCAATATATGATCCGCTAGGGTTCCTAGCACCTTTCATAATTACGGGAAAACAAATACTACAGGAGCTGTGTAGACGCAAAGCAGATTGGGAAAGTAAACTACCATCTGACCTGACACCAATGTGGCACAAGTGGACAAGAGGACTACGAGATCTTTCAGAACTACGTATAGTAAGATCTAACATGATAGAGGAAGATGCTGCTAAAAGTGAAATACACTGCTTTTCGGATGCAAGCACCACTGGCTATGGTGCATGTGCCTACCTCAGACAAATAACCAAAGAAGGAGAAGTGAAGTGTAGTTACCTGCTTGGAAAAGCAAGAGTGGCACCCCTCAAGATGATCACGATTCCGCGCATGGAACTTCAAGCTGCTGTTGTTGCCACGCAACTAGTGAGCGTACTTGAGAGGGAGCTGAAAGACTTGCTGCCGGCCAACACTGCTACACACTACTGGTGTGATTCTATGATTGTACTAAACTACATTTCAAATGATGCTAAGAAATTCAAAGTCTACGTAGCAAATCGTATCCAGCAAATTCGAGACGTGTCAACACCTACACAATGGCACCACATAGCATCTGGAAATAACCCTGCTGACCACGCATCCAGGGGTTCTGAAGTGAAAGACATAATTCAACATTGGATTAATCCACCAAGTTTCCTTCAGCAGTCAGATATCAAAATACCCACAACGAAACTGGAAAAAACAACGGATAAGCTCCCTGAAGCACGTTGTCTCTCTACTTCTGTAAAAGAAATACCTGGACTTTTAGGGATGATGGAGCGGTACTCTAAATGGGAAACGCTAATCAACACCTTTGCGGTGTTCATCAGGGTTGCCATacataagaaaaaacaaaaactaacacCCCTACAACTGAGAAAAAAGGCTATCAGGCTAATCATCAAAACAGCCCAAAGTCGACTAGAGAACAGACATCTCAAACAGTTAGACCCGTACACAGATGACGATGGTATCGTACGCATAGGAGGGAGGCTAAAATATTCAACCACTCTCACCATCGACTTGAAGCACCCAGCAATTCTGCCAAAGACATGCCACATCACAAATTTGATCGTACAGTACTATCATCGACTGACTGGTCACTCTGGAAGAGGACTGACAACTGCTACAATACGACAGAACGGATATTGGATCACAGGACTATCTACCGCAGTGTCTACGGTAATACACAATTGCGTAATATGCAAAAAACTAAGAGGAAATACGGAGACTCAAAAAATGGCGGACCTACCAGCCGTACGATTGGAACCAGCCACACCATTCCACTACTCCGGAATGGATTGTTTTGGGCCGTTTCACGCCAAAGATGGACGCCGTGAAGTTAAACGCTACGGACTGATGTTCACATGCCTAACATCTCGAGCAGTCCACATAGAAATGCTAGACGATTTGACCACGGATGCGTTTCTGAACTCACTCAGATGCCTAATAGCCATGCGAGGCAATGTGAAGTCACTCTATTCAGACCAAGGCACTAATTTCAGAGGTGCACAgacagaactgaaaaaaaacctggctgaaataaatgaagaactgcacaaaaaacttgCTGAAAAGTTTGAATGTGAATTTCTTTTTAACACCCCATCGTCGAGCCACATGGGAGGCGTTTGGGAAAGACAAATTAGAACAGCGAGACAGGCTCTGGAAGGACTAATCCAAGAAAGACACGCACAGCTCACTAGTTCTTCTCTCCGAACACTCTTCTACGAAGCTACCAACATTATAAACAGCAGACCGCTCACAGTGGAAGATCTAAATGACCCCAACAGCCATCCTCTCACACCAAACCACCTGCTGCACTTCAAATCAGATGTTTGCCTACCACCACCAGGGGACTTCAAAGACGCAGACGCCTACTCCAGAAAACAGTGGCGAAGAATACAACATTTGGCCAATGTCTTCTGGAAGAAATGGAGACTGGGATATCTGCAAACCTTGCAGCATAGACAGAAGTGGACCGATGAAAAAGAGTCGCTAAAAGTCGGCGACATAGTTTTTGTGATGGATGCTAATCCACTACGAAACCAGTGGAAGCTGGCTAAAGTAACAAAGATGATCGAAAGCCATGATGGAAGAGCTAGAAGAGCGAAGTTAACACTAGGCAACACTCAATTAGACCGACAAGGTAGAGCCATCAAACAAGCTACAGAGATAGAAAGACCGCTGAACAAGCTGATCATTCTGACTCGAGTTTGA